The Staphylococcus saprophyticus subsp. saprophyticus ATCC 15305 = NCTC 7292 genome contains the following window.
TTAAAAGAAGAAAAAGAATCTGCAAAAGATAACACTGAAGAAACTAAACAAAATATTCAAGATACTTTAGACTAGTATAGATACTTGGTATTAATAGTAATTCAATATAAATGTAAATCCGATATGGGAGTGCGACATCAAATCTTATCGAAATGAGGTTTGTGTCCATTCCTATTTTTAAGGGTTTTATAACATGATTACATGTAATAAACTTAAATAACAACGTTTGTCCTTAAAATAATCACTCTATTAACCAACAATTTCTAGCATAACCTTGACATAAACGACGAAAAGTCATACATTATAATTAAATTTAAATAAATCATTCGCACTAGGGGTGTTTTGTGACTGAGATGAGGTATACCCTCAAACCCTTTGAACCTGATCTAGATTAAACTAGCGTAGGAAAGTGTATTGCGATATCACTGAGTAACTTTGGTATCCGTATGCCTATATAAAAACGCGCAACTTTCTAGAAGGTTGTGCGTTTTTTATATTAGGAGGAACAATGATGTCAAAAGGTTTAAAACTATCCGAAATACTTGTAACTGTGCTTATCGCAGTTGTTTTCGCTATTATTTATAATATTTGGAATTTTGTCTATAAAGCTGTACAGGTAACTGGACTTCATTTTGAAGAACTCACTTATGGTGCCTGGTTTATGGCAGCAGTCGTAGCTTATCTCATAATTCCAAAAGCCGGTATTGCTGTGCTTGCAGAATTTGCTGCAGGTGCTGGTGAAACAATTGTAATGGGTCGTTTTGATATTGCAACGATGGTCTATGCATTATTACAAGGTTTAGCTTGCGAAATTATATTTGCTATTTTTCGATATAAATCACGTTCAGCAATGGTTGCGATGCTAGCAGGATTTTTAGCTTCAGTTGCAACACTACCTTTAGATTTTGCCTATGGTTATCTAGGAGAAGTCGCGGGTTGGAATCTTGCTTTATACATCATATTTAGATTAATTAGCGGTATTATCGTTGCCGGTCTCTTATCTTATTATATTGTTAAAGCACTTGACCAAACTGGTGTAACAAAATTATTCAGACCAGCAACCCAGAGTGATTATGACAATCTATAAGGAGTAATAATGTTGATAGCTACTAAAAATTTACGCTTGAAATATCCAAATGGTCAAAAAAAAATATTCGACAATTTGTCTATTCAAATAAAAGATAAAGAAAAGGTATTATTATTAGGTCCTTCTGGTTCAGGTAAAAGTACTTTATTAAACGTACTTAGTGGCATTGTGCCAAACTTGATAGATTTGCCGTTAAAATATGATGCATTAGAAGTCGATCCTTCAAGTGGTGTCATATTCCAAGATCCAGATACTCAATTTTGTATGCCTAAAGTTTATGAAGAACTTGCATTTGTACTAGAAAATCAACAAGTTCCTCGGGAAGAAATGGATCATCGTATTGAGGAAGCACTAATGACAGTTGGATTAAACGTGGACAAAAATCAATATATTAATGAATTAAGTGGCGGTATGAAACAAAAACTTGCGATTGCTGAGACAATTTTACAACAAGCAACGACACTATTTTTAGATGAACCTACCGCGATGTTAGATGTAGAGTCAACTGCTGATTTATGGCAAAAAATTCAATCATTGTGGCGAGACCAAACTGTACTTATAGTAGAACACAAAGTCGAACATATATGGCAACATGTCGATCGTGTCGTTTTAATGAATTATGATGGTGCCATCATTGCAGATGCCCCACCTTCTCAAATTTTAAATTATTATGAAGCGCTATTAACTGAATATGGTGTTTGGCATCCAAAAGCTTGGCATTCTGCACCAAAAGCACTAAATTTTTCAGATTCTGATTCATCTCATTTTAATTTCCAAATTCAAGATGCAGTTATTAAACGTGGAAAGCAGCAACTCATTAACATTCCTAAGTTAAATGTCAATGCGGGAGAATGGATATCCATTACCGGGTCCAATGGTTCAGGTAAAACTTCACTGCTCGAATCAATGATGCAATTAATTAAATATGAAGGTCAGATGTACATCAATCATCATATTTACACTAAAATTAAATCTGCAGCAAAATCTATGTATCTTGTGTATCAAAATCCCGAATTACAATTTATAACAAATTCTGTATACGACGAAATTCATATACAAAACAAAAACAAATTTAATTCAACGGATGAAGCTAAACAGCAAACTGAATCATTATTAAAAACGCTTAACTTAACATCAGTACAAATACAACACCCTTATGAATTATCTATGGGACAAAAACGACGCTTAAGTGTTGCCATTGCTTTAAGTGCTTCTTCTGATTTAATTTTACTTGACGAACCTACATTTGGACTTGATAGTCACAATACATTTAACCTAATTAAGCTGTTTCAACAGAGAATTAAACAAGGACAAACCATTATCATGGTTACACATGACCCAGAAATTATTGCACGTTACCCAACTCGAAGACTACATCTCGAACATCACCATTTAATAGAAAAGACAGGTGATACGTATGTTTGATATGTGGAAAAAACACCATTCCTTTATCGATGATGTAAATATCATTACTAAATTAGGGATTGCTGTTATATTATTCTTCTTTGTCATATTTGTTCATCAATTCGATTATATGTTTTATATTACGTGCTTAATGCTTGCTCTATTATTAATATTCAATGGCTTGCAATTTAAAATTACCTTAGTATTTATCACTTTTACGATACTTTTCAGTTTAGTGTCCGCATTATTCATGATTTTTTATGGTGATGGGACGCACTTACTATTCAAATTTGGGTTTATACAAATAACAACTGAAAGTTTGTATCGTGGCTTACATTTAGCGATGCGTACAACAACGGTTTCATTTTTTGGAATCTTAATTGCTTTTACTTCACAAATCGTTCTTGTATTTTATAGTTTAATGCAACATTTAAAAGTAAAACCCAAAGTAGCATATGCCTTTATGGCGGCAATACGCATGGTGCCATTAATGTTTATGTCTTTTTTACAATTAAGAAAATCATTAAAAATACGTTATCAATTAATAAGTGCCCAAAATTATCGAGGTATAAAAAGAGTCAAGCACCTCATCATTCCGTTATTAAGTCAAAACATCAGGAAGGCACATCAGCTTTCAGTAGCAATGGAAAAAAAAGGCTTCAAAGATGGGCCTCGAACATATTATTATCCTGCACCTTTCTCGTATAAAGATATTCTGTTAATTATAGTTATGGGACTCATATTAATAAGTGCCTATTACTTATCACTATATTTCCCAATAACTGGAATCGACGATGTCCGTATAACAAGTATTTATTAAAAAAGTTCAACTAACTTTTCGAAATCATTTTTATCCAAAAAAATAAAAGCGATGGAACAAAACCTAAACCAGTTTGTTCCATCGCTTTTTTGCTATTTTTGTTTTATCGCTTTGTCACTGATGTCAGAACGATAAAATAATGCATTACTTTGAATTTGGTCAACCGCTTCATAAGCATTAGCTTTAGCTTCACTAATGTCGCTACCTTCGCCTAAAGCGAGAATAACACGACCTCCTGAAGTTACGTAATGTTGATCAACTTTATTTAAACCACTTACAAAGTATCTTCCATCTAATGTAAACCCTGAAACGACCTCACCTTTATTATAAGTACCTGGATAGCCTTTAGACGCAAGCATAACCCCTACAACCGCATCTTTTTTCCACTTAAATTGAATCGGTTGCTTCGCCTCTAAATCTAAAATGTGTTGCATCAAATCACTTTCCATTCGAGTCAACAACACTTGCGCTTCTGGATCTCCAAACCTTGCATTAAACTCAATCACCTTAGGACCATCTTTTGTTATAATTGCGCCTATATATAGCACACCAAAAAATGAATAGCCCTCTTTCGCCATTGCTTGTGCAATTGGCTGAGCAATTTCTTTATTTGTACGTTCTATCATACCCTTATCAATATGAGGTACCGGACAGTATGCTCCCATACCACCAGTATTAGGACCTTCATCATTGTCAAACGCACGTTTATGATCTTGCGCAATACAATCAAATGGCACAGCATAATCTTGATTAACAAATGTCATAAGTGAAAATTCCTCGCCTTCAAGAAATTGTTCAAATACAACTGTGCCATTTTCTTCAGAATATAAAATGTCTATTCCTTCACGTGCTTCATCGATATTATTAGCAATAATAACACCTTTACCTGCGGCTAATCCATCTTTTTTCAGTACAATTGGAAATTCACATGTGTCAATATAGGCTAATGCATCTGTTTTGTTATTTGTTTCTTTGTAAGCTGCAGTTGGAATGTCATACTTTTCCATGAGTTGTTTTGCAAATAATTTTGAACCTTCAATTTGTGCTGCAGCTTCATTTGGACCAAATACTTTTATATTTTCTGTTTGCAATTTATCGGTTAATCCTTCGGTTAATGGCTGTTCAGGTCCAATAATTACCCATGAAACATTCTGTGTCTTAGCAAAATCTACAATTTTTTCATGATTCGCTTCATCTATATCTGTATGTACTGTCGCTATATTTTTCATAGCGCCATTGCCTGGTATCACATGAATTTCATTAATAAGTGGAGACTGTTTTAATTTAAATGCTAATACATGCTCTCTACCACCTGCACCAATTACGAGTACTTTCATAAGCTACATTTCCTCCAATATTAATTAATGTTTAAAATGTCTTACGCCTGTTGTAACCATTGCAATACCATGTTTATTTGCCATATCAATAGATTCTTGATCTTTGATAGAACCACCTGGTTGAATAATTGCTTTAATACCAGAATTTGCAGCTAATTCTACCGTGTCATCCATAGGGAAGAAACCATCTGAAACCATAGCAACGTCATCGTTTATTTCAATCGCTCTTTCAATTGCAATTTGAGCAGAACCTACTCTATTCATTTGACCTGCACCAATACCCACTGTTTGTTTTGCATTACTTAAGATAACAGCATTACTTTTAACTGATGCAACAACTTTCCATCCAAGAAGCATAGCATCCCATTGCGCTTCTGTTGGCTCAACTTCTGTAACGACTGTCATGTCTTCTCTATTTAATTTGACATTATCTTTATCTTGTACAAGATAACCTCCTGATACAGAGACAAGTTCTTGTTCACTATTATCAATTGTCATATCAATCTCTAAAAGCCTAATATTTTTCTTTTTACCTAACACTTCTAGAGCTTCTTGTGTAAATTTTGGTGCAATAACAACTTCTAAAAAGATACCATGCAATACTTCTGCCAATGATTTTTCTACAGTTCTATTCAAAGCAACAATACCACCAAAAATAGACTGATTATCTGCATCGAAAGCATGTTTATATGCCTCATCAATTGTTTCAGCAACGCCCACGCCACATGGATTCATATGCTTAACAGCAACAGCAGCAGGTTGTTCAAATTGTTTCACCAATGATAACGCTGCATCCGCATCTTTGATATTGTTATAGCTTAATTGCTTGCCATGTAATTGTTTGGCACCTGCTAAAGTATGTTTGGCATCAGATGTTCTAACAAAATAAGCTGATTGTTGTGGATTTTCACCATAACGTAAACTTTCCTTATTATCTTTAAAATAGTCTACAATCGCTGCGTCATATTCATTTGTATGTTCAAATACTTTAATCATAAGTGATTTGCGATAAGCTTCATCTAATGTGCCATTTTTCAATTTATCAATCACTTCATTATAATCAGCAGGATGTACAACGGTGATAACATGTTTGAAGTTCTTTGCTGCAGCACGCAGCATCGTTGGTCCACCGATATCAATGTTTTCAATTGCATCTTCTTCTGTCACATTAGGGTTTGCAACCGTTTCTTTAAATGGATATAAATTGACAACTACCATATCTATTAAATCAATACCTTGTGCTTGCAGTTGTTCTAAATGTTCAGGTTTATCTCTATCAGCTAAAATACCGCCGTGTACAGATGGATGTAATGTTTTAACTCTGCCATCCATAATTTCTTCAAACTCTGTCAACTCTGAAATCGACTTCACAGGTAACCCGCCATTGGCTAATTCACGCATTGTTCCGCCCGTTGAATATAATTCATAATTTTGCTCTATTAATGATTGACCAAAGGTTACAATACCTGCTTTATTAGACACACTTAATATTGCTTTCTTCATTTAAATTAGCACCTCTTATTGAATGATTTTTGATATGACTTCTGGATATAATTCATGCTCTATTGCTTTAATTCTTTCTTCAAGATCAGATTTATTATCGTCCGGATAAATATCACATTGACGTTGTTCAATAATTTCTCCCGTATCCATACCACTGTCAACATAATGTACTGTTGAACCAGTTATTGTATCGCCACTTGCTAGCGCTTGTCCTATAGCATCTTTCCCTTTATATTTTGGTAATAATGAAGGGTGAATATTTAAAATGCGTTTATCATAAGCTCTTAAAATATTTTCACCTATTAATTTCATATAGCCAGCTAGAACAATCCACTCTACTTTTTCAGACGTTAACCATTCTATAATTTTACGTTCATAATCCGCTTTAGAATCAAAATTTTTCAATTCATTAATATGAACATCTAAATGATATTTGCGCGCGCGTTCAATACAATATGCATTTACTTGATCTGTATAAAGTGAGGTTACTTCAATATTTGGTAGTTCCCCTTGTTTGATTTTAGACATAATACTTTCAAAATTACTTCCAGAACCAGAAGCAAATATAGCTATTTTGGTCAATTTTATACCCCCGTTAATTGGATTGGTTCGTTGCCTTTAACAGTTTCACCAATTTTATATGCCTTGATATTTTGACCATTAAGTATTTCTAATGTTGATTCAACTTGGTTATTATCAACGACTAAAGTAAAGCCAATACCCATGTTAAAAATGTTATACATTTCATCAGTTGAGATGTTTCCTTGTTCTTGTAACCAATCAAATATAGCTGGCGTAGGAAATTGCGTGACATCAATCTTGGCTGTTATCCCCTCAGGTAAGGCTCTAGGTATATTTTCATAAAAACCGCCCCCTGTAATATGGGTCATGGCATATATCTTAATAGATGATTTAACAGCTAACACGGGTTTTACATATAAACGTGTGGGTTTCAAAAAAGCATCTAAAAATGTCTGTTCTTGATTGAATGGTTCACTTAATTTAATACCTGATTGTTGTATTAATTTTCTAACTAAACTATAACCATTGGAATGTATGCCACTAGATTCAAGACCTATAATTGCTTGTCCAGGTTCAACAGATGAGCCATCAATATAGTCATCCTTTTCTACTGCACCTACTGCGAAGCCTGCTAAATCATATTCACCCTCGTGATACATTTCTCCCATTTCAGCTGTTTCTCCACCGATTAAAGCTGTATTGGTCTCTTCACAGCCATCACTTACCCCTTTGACAATTTGCTCAATGACTTCAGGAACGACTTTATTAGTTGCAATATAATCTAAAAAGTAAAGTGGTTCTGCACCTGTAGTTAAAATATCATTGACACACATTGCGACAGCATCTATACCAATCGTGTCATGTTTATCGTTATCGATGGCTAATTTTAATTTTGTACCTACACCATCTGTACCTGATACAAGTAAAGGTGCTTTCATATTTAACTGTGACAAATCAAATGTAGCACCAAAGCCACCCAATCCACCAAGTACTTCTTTGCGCATTGTTCTTTGGACATGACTTGTCATTCGTTCTACCGCTTCATACCCTGCATTAATATCGACGCCTGCTTGTTGATATGCTTTAGACATTTAAATTACCCTCTCTATCAAAGTATTGTTGATGATTTGCTAAGTACGCTTTTTGACGTTCACTTAAATGCGCTACATAATCTTGCTCATAATCATATAAACCTGCAGGATAATCACCTGTGAAACTTTCAACACAAAGTCCACTATAAGGCGCATCGCAATCAAGTCCAATAGAATCAATTAGACCTTCGACTGTTAAATAAGCCAGTGAATCTGCTCCAATATAATCACTAATCTCCTCGGGCGATTTATTTGATGAAATAAGCTCTGCCGTTGTTGAAACATCTATGCCATAAAAACTTGGAAACATAAACTCAGGAGAAGCAATGCGTACATGAACTTCCTTAGCGCCTGCGTCTTTCAACATTTGTACTATACGTTTACTCGTAGTACCTCTGACAATCGAATCATCTACTAAGACAATATTTTTATCATAGACAATATCTTTTACAGCAGATAATTTTACGCGGACGCCTTGTTCACGTAATTCTTGTGTCGGTTGAATAAATGTTCTTGCAACATATTGATTTTTAACAAGACCCATTTCATACGGCAGTCTACTCTCTTCGGCATAACCAGATGCTGCTGAAAGTGAAGAATTAGGTACACCAATAACCATGTCCGCATTTGATGCTGGACTTTCTTTCGCTAATTGCTTACCAGACTGTTTTCTAACAGCATGAACATTTTTACCGGCAATGGTTGAATCAGGTCTAGCAAAGTAAATATACTCCATAGCTGAAATAGCCGTCGTTGTATGACGCGTATAAGATTCGACTCTGATCCCATCATCATTGATGACTACATATTCTCCAGCATGAATATCTCTTACAAATTCAGCACCTAGGACATCGATTGCACATGTTTCACTGGCAATAATATATGAACCATTTTTCATTTTACCAACAGCTAATGGTCGAATCGCATTAGGGTCAACTGCACCATATAAAGCGTCTTTAGTTAGTACCGCAAAAGTAAATCCGCCTTTTATTTTTCTTAAACTTTCTTGAAAAGCATCTTCAAATGTAGGTGCTTTACTTCTGCGTATCAAGTGCATGATAACTTCAGTATCTGAAGAAGAGTGAAAAATAGAGCCTTGATGTTCTAAAGATTTTTTTAGACTTTGCGCATTGATAAGATTACCATTATGACAAACTGCAACACTCATATCATAAAAATGATATAAAAACGGTTGAATATTCTCTATACCTTTATTCCCGGATGTTGCGTATCTCACATGCCCAATTGCATGTTGATATGTTTTAAATGATTCCATTTGTGTATCTGATATCGCATCTGTCAATAAACCTAAACCACGTTCACCTTTAAGCACTTCACCATTTGAACAAACGATTCCAGCACCTTCTTGACCACGATGTTGCAAACTGTGTAGTCCCATATAGGTTAATTGAGCAGATTCCGGATGATTCCATATGCCAAACACGCCACATTCTTCATTTAATCCGTTGCTGTCATACATTGAGGTATAGCTCCTTCCCATAAATCATTTAAATGTTTTACATCACGCACAATTTCGCTCTGTTCATTTGTCACTTTAAATTGTTGATCATTAGTCACTTTACCAATCTCAACAGCATAATCGCAGTTTAATGATTGACCATTTTTTACGATTACAATATAACGTCCTTGTGTTTCACTAAACAGTTGCGCATTCGTAACACTTAGTTTCGCCTGTAAACCAAGTTGGTAATGTGCACTGATACGAGCTAAAGTAAGCAATAAGCCACCTTTACCTACTGTTTGCACATGTGAAGCTACCCCTTCTCGAATTGCTTGTTTTATCGATTCACCTTTACGAACTTCTTGCGATAAATCAATGGATTCAAATTCATGATTCACTTGACCATACAACAATTTCTCTATTTGACTACCACCGAAATCATCATTTGTATCACCAACAACATATAATGTATCTCCTACAGAAGGATTAAAATGATTAAGATAACTTATGTCATCGATGAGACC
Protein-coding sequences here:
- the graF gene encoding glycopeptide resistance-associated protein GraF translates to MSKEELNKEAAEKAKKAEDKLKEEKESAKDNTEETKQNIQDTLD
- a CDS encoding ECF transporter S component, with the translated sequence MSKGLKLSEILVTVLIAVVFAIIYNIWNFVYKAVQVTGLHFEELTYGAWFMAAVVAYLIIPKAGIAVLAEFAAGAGETIVMGRFDIATMVYALLQGLACEIIFAIFRYKSRSAMVAMLAGFLASVATLPLDFAYGYLGEVAGWNLALYIIFRLISGIIVAGLLSYYIVKALDQTGVTKLFRPATQSDYDNL
- a CDS encoding ABC transporter ATP-binding protein, with translation MIATKNLRLKYPNGQKKIFDNLSIQIKDKEKVLLLGPSGSGKSTLLNVLSGIVPNLIDLPLKYDALEVDPSSGVIFQDPDTQFCMPKVYEELAFVLENQQVPREEMDHRIEEALMTVGLNVDKNQYINELSGGMKQKLAIAETILQQATTLFLDEPTAMLDVESTADLWQKIQSLWRDQTVLIVEHKVEHIWQHVDRVVLMNYDGAIIADAPPSQILNYYEALLTEYGVWHPKAWHSAPKALNFSDSDSSHFNFQIQDAVIKRGKQQLINIPKLNVNAGEWISITGSNGSGKTSLLESMMQLIKYEGQMYINHHIYTKIKSAAKSMYLVYQNPELQFITNSVYDEIHIQNKNKFNSTDEAKQQTESLLKTLNLTSVQIQHPYELSMGQKRRLSVAIALSASSDLILLDEPTFGLDSHNTFNLIKLFQQRIKQGQTIIMVTHDPEIIARYPTRRLHLEHHHLIEKTGDTYV
- a CDS encoding energy-coupling factor transporter transmembrane component T family protein, which codes for MFDMWKKHHSFIDDVNIITKLGIAVILFFFVIFVHQFDYMFYITCLMLALLLIFNGLQFKITLVFITFTILFSLVSALFMIFYGDGTHLLFKFGFIQITTESLYRGLHLAMRTTTVSFFGILIAFTSQIVLVFYSLMQHLKVKPKVAYAFMAAIRMVPLMFMSFLQLRKSLKIRYQLISAQNYRGIKRVKHLIIPLLSQNIRKAHQLSVAMEKKGFKDGPRTYYYPAPFSYKDILLIIVMGLILISAYYLSLYFPITGIDDVRITSIY
- the purD gene encoding phosphoribosylamine--glycine ligase, translating into MKVLVIGAGGREHVLAFKLKQSPLINEIHVIPGNGAMKNIATVHTDIDEANHEKIVDFAKTQNVSWVIIGPEQPLTEGLTDKLQTENIKVFGPNEAAAQIEGSKLFAKQLMEKYDIPTAAYKETNNKTDALAYIDTCEFPIVLKKDGLAAGKGVIIANNIDEAREGIDILYSEENGTVVFEQFLEGEEFSLMTFVNQDYAVPFDCIAQDHKRAFDNDEGPNTGGMGAYCPVPHIDKGMIERTNKEIAQPIAQAMAKEGYSFFGVLYIGAIITKDGPKVIEFNARFGDPEAQVLLTRMESDLMQHILDLEAKQPIQFKWKKDAVVGVMLASKGYPGTYNKGEVVSGFTLDGRYFVSGLNKVDQHYVTSGGRVILALGEGSDISEAKANAYEAVDQIQSNALFYRSDISDKAIKQK
- the purH gene encoding bifunctional phosphoribosylaminoimidazolecarboxamide formyltransferase/IMP cyclohydrolase; this translates as MKKAILSVSNKAGIVTFGQSLIEQNYELYSTGGTMRELANGGLPVKSISELTEFEEIMDGRVKTLHPSVHGGILADRDKPEHLEQLQAQGIDLIDMVVVNLYPFKETVANPNVTEEDAIENIDIGGPTMLRAAAKNFKHVITVVHPADYNEVIDKLKNGTLDEAYRKSLMIKVFEHTNEYDAAIVDYFKDNKESLRYGENPQQSAYFVRTSDAKHTLAGAKQLHGKQLSYNNIKDADAALSLVKQFEQPAAVAVKHMNPCGVGVAETIDEAYKHAFDADNQSIFGGIVALNRTVEKSLAEVLHGIFLEVVIAPKFTQEALEVLGKKKNIRLLEIDMTIDNSEQELVSVSGGYLVQDKDNVKLNREDMTVVTEVEPTEAQWDAMLLGWKVVASVKSNAVILSNAKQTVGIGAGQMNRVGSAQIAIERAIEINDDVAMVSDGFFPMDDTVELAANSGIKAIIQPGGSIKDQESIDMANKHGIAMVTTGVRHFKH
- the purN gene encoding phosphoribosylglycinamide formyltransferase, translated to MTKIAIFASGSGSNFESIMSKIKQGELPNIEVTSLYTDQVNAYCIERARKYHLDVHINELKNFDSKADYERKIIEWLTSEKVEWIVLAGYMKLIGENILRAYDKRILNIHPSLLPKYKGKDAIGQALASGDTITGSTVHYVDSGMDTGEIIEQRQCDIYPDDNKSDLEERIKAIEHELYPEVISKIIQ
- the purM gene encoding phosphoribosylformylglycinamidine cyclo-ligase, with product MSKAYQQAGVDINAGYEAVERMTSHVQRTMRKEVLGGLGGFGATFDLSQLNMKAPLLVSGTDGVGTKLKLAIDNDKHDTIGIDAVAMCVNDILTTGAEPLYFLDYIATNKVVPEVIEQIVKGVSDGCEETNTALIGGETAEMGEMYHEGEYDLAGFAVGAVEKDDYIDGSSVEPGQAIIGLESSGIHSNGYSLVRKLIQQSGIKLSEPFNQEQTFLDAFLKPTRLYVKPVLAVKSSIKIYAMTHITGGGFYENIPRALPEGITAKIDVTQFPTPAIFDWLQEQGNISTDEMYNIFNMGIGFTLVVDNNQVESTLEILNGQNIKAYKIGETVKGNEPIQLTGV
- the purF gene encoding amidophosphoribosyltransferase, which gives rise to MYDSNGLNEECGVFGIWNHPESAQLTYMGLHSLQHRGQEGAGIVCSNGEVLKGERGLGLLTDAISDTQMESFKTYQHAIGHVRYATSGNKGIENIQPFLYHFYDMSVAVCHNGNLINAQSLKKSLEHQGSIFHSSSDTEVIMHLIRRSKAPTFEDAFQESLRKIKGGFTFAVLTKDALYGAVDPNAIRPLAVGKMKNGSYIIASETCAIDVLGAEFVRDIHAGEYVVINDDGIRVESYTRHTTTAISAMEYIYFARPDSTIAGKNVHAVRKQSGKQLAKESPASNADMVIGVPNSSLSAASGYAEESRLPYEMGLVKNQYVARTFIQPTQELREQGVRVKLSAVKDIVYDKNIVLVDDSIVRGTTSKRIVQMLKDAGAKEVHVRIASPEFMFPSFYGIDVSTTAELISSNKSPEEISDYIGADSLAYLTVEGLIDSIGLDCDAPYSGLCVESFTGDYPAGLYDYEQDYVAHLSERQKAYLANHQQYFDREGNLNV